The following proteins come from a genomic window of Micavibrio aeruginosavorus EPB:
- the sufB gene encoding Fe-S cluster assembly protein SufB — protein MSSITQDTIDTVKSLSHQYEAGFVTDIESEKAPKGLSEDTVRFISAKKGEPEWLLEWRLKAFRHWQKMPEPKWAKVDFPEFDYQDAYYYSAPKTADDRPKSLDEVDPKLLETYAKLGIPLREQEMLAGVAVDAVFDSVSVATTFRGKLKEVGVIFCSISEAVKEYPELVQKYMGSVVPISDNKHACLNSAVFTDGSFVYIPPGVRCPMELSTYFRINEMNTGQFERTLIIADKGAYVSYLEGCTAPMRDTNQLHAAVVELIAHEDAEIKYSTVQNWYPGDEEGKGGIYNFVTKRGLCEGANSKISWTQVETGSAITWKYPSCVLKGDNSQGEFYSVAITNNYQQADTGTKMIHIGRNTKSRIIAKTISAGKSDSTYRGLVKVMPKAEGARNFTQCDSLLIGDQCGAHTVPYVESRNPKAHLEHEATTSKISEDQLFYCQQRGLSEEEAVALIVNGFCREVLQNLPMEFAVEAQKLVAISLEGSVG, from the coding sequence ATGTCATCCATCACGCAAGACACCATCGATACCGTCAAATCCCTGAGCCACCAATACGAAGCCGGGTTCGTGACGGATATTGAATCGGAGAAGGCGCCAAAGGGCCTGAGCGAAGACACCGTGCGCTTTATCAGCGCGAAGAAGGGCGAGCCGGAATGGCTGTTGGAATGGCGTTTAAAGGCGTTCCGCCACTGGCAAAAAATGCCGGAGCCGAAATGGGCGAAGGTTGATTTCCCAGAATTTGATTATCAGGATGCGTATTACTATTCCGCCCCGAAAACGGCGGATGATCGCCCGAAATCGCTGGACGAAGTTGATCCAAAATTGTTGGAAACCTATGCGAAGCTGGGTATCCCGCTGCGTGAACAGGAAATGCTGGCGGGCGTGGCTGTGGATGCCGTGTTTGACTCCGTGTCTGTGGCCACCACATTCCGTGGCAAGTTGAAGGAAGTCGGCGTTATTTTCTGCTCCATCTCCGAAGCGGTGAAGGAATATCCCGAACTGGTGCAAAAATATATGGGGTCGGTGGTGCCGATTTCCGACAACAAACACGCCTGTTTGAATTCCGCCGTGTTTACGGATGGATCGTTCGTTTACATTCCGCCCGGTGTGCGGTGTCCGATGGAACTGTCCACCTATTTCCGCATCAACGAAATGAACACGGGGCAATTTGAACGCACGTTGATTATTGCGGATAAGGGCGCGTATGTGAGCTATCTTGAGGGCTGCACCGCCCCGATGCGCGACACCAACCAATTGCACGCCGCCGTGGTCGAATTGATCGCGCACGAAGATGCCGAAATCAAATATTCCACGGTCCAAAACTGGTACCCGGGCGATGAGGAAGGAAAGGGCGGTATCTATAACTTCGTCACCAAACGTGGCCTGTGCGAAGGGGCCAATTCCAAAATTTCATGGACGCAAGTGGAAACGGGTTCCGCCATCACTTGGAAATACCCGTCCTGCGTGCTGAAGGGCGATAACAGCCAAGGCGAATTCTACTCCGTCGCCATCACCAACAATTACCAGCAAGCCGACACCGGCACGAAAATGATCCATATCGGCCGCAACACGAAAAGCCGGATCATTGCGAAAACGATTTCGGCAGGTAAATCCGATTCCACCTATCGCGGCTTGGTCAAAGTGATGCCAAAAGCCGAAGGCGCCCGCAACTTCACCCAATGCGACAGCCTTCTGATCGGCGACCAATGCGGCGCGCACACCGTTCCGTATGTCGAAAGCCGTAACCCCAAAGCCCATTTGGAACACGAAGCCACAACCAGCAAGATTTCCGAAGACCAATTGTTTTACTGCCAACAACGCGGATTGAGCGAGGAAGAAGCCGTGGCGTTAATCGTCAACGGATTCTGCCGCGAAGTATTGCAGAATTTGCCGATGGAATTTGCTGTTGAGGCGCAAAAGCTGGTAGCGATTTCGCTGGAGGGGAGTGTCGGGTAA
- the sufC gene encoding Fe-S cluster assembly ATPase SufC, which translates to MLQIKNLHANIDGKEILKGLSLDIPAGEVHAIMGPNGAGKSTLSYILAGREEYEVTEGEIIFNGVNMLDLAPEERAAAGLFLAFQYPVEIPGVQMTNFMKTALNAIRKQRGEAELDALDFLKLLKAKQKDLGISDDMLKRPVNVGFSGGEKKRNEVLQMAMLNPSFAVLDETDSGLDIDALRIVADGVNRLRAPERSFLVITHYQRLLDYIVPDHVHVLANGKIVKSGGPDLAKELEAKGYADFMGEAA; encoded by the coding sequence ATGTTACAAATTAAAAACCTCCACGCCAATATCGATGGCAAAGAAATTCTGAAAGGCCTGTCGCTGGACATTCCGGCGGGGGAGGTTCATGCCATTATGGGGCCGAACGGGGCGGGGAAATCGACCCTGTCTTACATTCTGGCCGGGCGAGAGGAGTATGAAGTCACCGAAGGTGAAATCATTTTCAATGGCGTAAACATGCTGGACCTGGCCCCGGAAGAACGCGCCGCCGCTGGTCTGTTTCTGGCGTTTCAATACCCGGTCGAAATTCCGGGTGTGCAGATGACCAATTTCATGAAAACCGCCCTGAACGCCATCCGCAAGCAACGCGGCGAGGCGGAATTGGACGCGCTGGATTTCCTGAAATTACTGAAAGCCAAGCAAAAAGATCTGGGGATCAGCGATGACATGCTGAAACGCCCGGTGAATGTCGGTTTTTCGGGTGGCGAGAAAAAACGGAACGAAGTGTTGCAAATGGCGATGCTGAACCCGTCCTTCGCCGTTTTGGATGAAACGGATTCCGGTTTGGATATTGATGCCCTGCGCATCGTGGCCGATGGCGTAAACCGCCTGCGCGCGCCGGAACGGTCATTCCTGGTGATTACGCACTATCAACGCCTGCTGGATTATATCGTGCCCGACCATGTGCATGTTCTGGCCAACGGAAAAATCGTAAAATCCGGCGGCCCGGACCTGGCCAAGGAACTGGAAGCCAAAGGCTACGCCGATTTTATGGGAGAGGCGGCATAA
- the sufD gene encoding Fe-S cluster assembly protein SufD has product MTAQTATITTLEPRTPYQPETANGVLAAYDGFSDTLLHEPDWLAACRDKSREVVARRGLPTAKLEGWKYTNILPLVKTINQSGTVKITHKEGHGIAVHSLAGMLGEEWVQKAITAPLSDKEYNTENTLWHLGNLFMRDGLVIDVPANTEAKTPLDLTMVADGGLANARLIIRLGANARLTVIEHHNGAGSYWKNIQTQIILADGAHLTHVRYQEDSEQSIHTQLTHTVLGKDSGYEGIVFSTGSRLFRNQLHGVMNGAGAVCSLSAVNLLTGQQHGDTTILVDHMAPNGNSNQNIRTVLDGTAHGVFQGKVHVHQPAQKTDGYQLSKSLILNEGAEMDTKPELEIYADDVKCSHGATTGQLDEGPLFYMRARGIPEAQARALLIESFVDEAFDRVADETIQSVLKDKVKAWLAS; this is encoded by the coding sequence ATGACCGCGCAAACCGCAACCATCACGACCCTTGAACCGCGCACGCCGTACCAGCCGGAAACGGCGAACGGGGTGCTGGCCGCGTATGATGGTTTTTCCGATACGCTGTTGCATGAACCGGACTGGCTGGCTGCATGCCGTGATAAATCGCGTGAGGTTGTGGCCCGTCGTGGGTTGCCGACCGCGAAGCTGGAAGGGTGGAAATACACCAACATCCTGCCGCTCGTGAAAACGATCAACCAATCCGGAACGGTAAAAATCACCCATAAAGAAGGCCATGGCATTGCGGTGCATTCACTGGCCGGGATGCTGGGCGAGGAGTGGGTGCAAAAAGCCATTACCGCGCCATTGTCCGATAAAGAATACAACACCGAAAACACGTTGTGGCATTTGGGCAATCTGTTCATGCGCGATGGGTTGGTGATTGATGTGCCGGCGAACACCGAAGCCAAAACACCGCTGGATTTAACCATGGTGGCCGATGGTGGATTGGCCAATGCGCGGTTGATTATCCGTTTGGGCGCGAATGCGCGTTTGACGGTGATTGAACACCATAACGGCGCGGGTTCATATTGGAAAAATATCCAGACGCAAATCATTCTGGCCGATGGCGCGCATTTAACCCATGTGCGGTATCAGGAAGACAGTGAACAATCCATCCACACCCAATTGACCCATACGGTTTTGGGCAAGGATTCCGGGTATGAAGGCATTGTTTTTTCAACCGGTTCCCGCCTGTTCCGCAATCAATTGCACGGCGTGATGAACGGGGCCGGGGCGGTGTGTTCGCTCAGCGCCGTTAATTTGCTGACCGGGCAACAACATGGTGACACCACCATTCTGGTCGATCACATGGCCCCGAATGGCAATTCGAACCAGAATATCCGCACCGTTCTGGACGGCACGGCCCATGGCGTGTTCCAGGGCAAGGTGCATGTGCACCAACCGGCGCAAAAAACCGACGGGTACCAATTGTCCAAATCCCTGATCCTGAACGAAGGGGCGGAGATGGACACGAAACCGGAATTGGAAATTTACGCCGACGATGTGAAATGCTCGCACGGCGCGACCACCGGGCAATTGGACGAAGGGCCGCTGTTCTATATGCGTGCCCGCGGCATCCCGGAGGCGCAGGCCCGCGCTTTGTTGATCGAATCGTTCGTGGATGAAGCCTTCGACCGTGTGGCCGATGAAACCATTCAATCCGTGTTGAAAGACAAGGTGAAAGCATGGCTGGCGTCGTAA
- a CDS encoding aminotransferase class V-fold PLP-dependent enzyme — protein MAGVVKMPSQNDFARYRDDFPVLARPMNGQKLAYMDTASSAQKPRVVIDALREALDRDYANIHRGLYALSQTTTQKFEATRRKVADFIGASSENEIVFTRNTTEAINLVAQSWGRTNLKAGDEIIISGMEHHANIVPWQLLRDQIGIVLKIIPVLPNGTLDMDAFDGLLSDRTRFVSIVHVSNALGTINPVETIIRKAKAYNADILVLVDGSQSVTHMPVNVLGLGCDFFAFTGHKLYGPTGVGVLYGRSALLNAMPPYQGGGDMIETVSFAHTTYKSAPARFEAGTPAIAEVIALGTAIDYVAAIGMDNIAAHEGMLLTRLVEQLETVPGLTFYGTGPDKAGIVSFTADWGHPSDIAMILDQCGVAVRTGHHCCMPLMQGFGVEGTVRASLGLYSNVDDIISLMNGVTKAHKLLGA, from the coding sequence ATGGCTGGCGTCGTAAAAATGCCATCGCAGAATGATTTTGCACGGTACCGGGATGATTTCCCGGTGCTGGCCCGACCCATGAACGGCCAAAAATTGGCCTACATGGACACGGCGTCCAGCGCGCAGAAACCGCGCGTTGTTATTGATGCCCTGCGCGAAGCGCTGGACCGCGATTACGCCAATATTCACCGCGGCCTGTACGCCCTGTCGCAAACGACGACGCAGAAATTTGAAGCCACGCGTCGCAAGGTCGCCGACTTCATCGGCGCATCATCCGAAAACGAAATCGTCTTCACCCGCAACACGACCGAAGCCATCAATCTGGTTGCGCAAAGCTGGGGCCGGACCAATTTGAAGGCAGGGGATGAAATCATCATCTCCGGCATGGAACACCACGCCAATATCGTACCGTGGCAATTGTTGCGCGATCAAATCGGCATTGTGCTGAAAATCATTCCGGTCCTGCCCAACGGTACGTTGGATATGGATGCGTTTGACGGGTTGTTGTCCGACCGCACGCGGTTTGTGTCGATTGTGCATGTGTCGAACGCGCTTGGCACCATCAACCCGGTTGAAACCATCATTCGCAAGGCCAAGGCCTATAACGCCGATATTCTGGTTCTGGTCGATGGGTCGCAATCGGTCACGCATATGCCGGTCAATGTTTTGGGCCTGGGCTGTGATTTCTTCGCCTTTACGGGGCACAAATTGTATGGCCCGACCGGGGTGGGGGTGCTGTATGGCCGATCCGCCCTGTTGAACGCCATGCCGCCCTATCAAGGGGGCGGGGATATGATCGAAACGGTCAGTTTCGCCCACACCACCTATAAATCCGCTCCGGCTCGGTTTGAGGCCGGAACCCCCGCCATTGCCGAGGTGATCGCCCTGGGCACCGCCATTGATTACGTGGCCGCCATCGGCATGGATAATATTGCGGCGCACGAGGGTATGCTTCTGACTAGGTTAGTGGAACAACTGGAAACGGTGCCGGGCCTGACTTTTTATGGGACCGGGCCAGACAAAGCCGGGATTGTCAGCTTTACTGCCGATTGGGGCCATCCCTCTGATATCGCTATGATTTTGGATCAATGCGGGGTGGCTGTGCGCACCGGGCACCATTGCTGTATGCCCCTGATGCAGGGCTTCGGGGTTGAGGGCACGGTCCGGGCCTCGTTAGGGTTATATTCAAACGTAGATGACATAATCTCTCTGATGAATGGGGTGACGAAGGCACACAAACTTCTCGGAGCGTAG
- a CDS encoding iron-sulfur cluster assembly protein: protein MLRNALGDNGFDELAEPPNVEATRDHPLWPQIVKNLRAVYDPEIPVNIYELGLIYKVDIRDGLDGKADVFVEMSLTSPGCPVAQEMPGMVQGAIFPVDGIGNVDVEIVWDPTWDPSFMAETAKLQLNMFT from the coding sequence ATGTTGCGAAACGCCCTGGGCGATAATGGGTTTGACGAGTTGGCCGAGCCGCCAAACGTCGAAGCAACGCGCGACCATCCGCTGTGGCCGCAAATCGTCAAAAACCTGCGCGCGGTCTATGACCCCGAAATCCCGGTGAATATTTACGAACTCGGCCTGATCTACAAAGTCGATATCCGCGACGGGCTGGACGGCAAGGCCGACGTGTTCGTGGAAATGTCCCTGACATCACCGGGGTGCCCGGTGGCTCAGGAAATGCCCGGCATGGTCCAGGGCGCGATCTTCCCGGTTGATGGCATCGGCAATGTCGATGTTGAAATCGTCTGGGACCCGACCTGGGACCCGTCTTTCATGGCGGAAACGGCGAAACTGCAACTGAATATGTTTACGTGA
- a CDS encoding HesB/IscA family protein, giving the protein MNKTMANDPIILTDGAVTAIKSKTALKDGAVGLRLTIKSTGCSGNSYKMEHVMEQSAADDRFERDGAVLFIPKIHSWMLFGMTIDYEDGDMQSGFTFNNPNETGRCGCGESFTIDPGKRAPG; this is encoded by the coding sequence ATGAATAAGACCATGGCGAACGATCCGATTATCCTGACCGATGGGGCCGTAACGGCGATCAAATCCAAAACCGCGTTGAAAGACGGCGCGGTGGGTCTGCGCCTGACCATCAAATCCACGGGCTGTTCCGGGAACAGTTACAAAATGGAACACGTGATGGAACAATCCGCCGCCGATGACCGCTTTGAACGCGACGGCGCAGTGTTGTTCATTCCAAAAATCCATTCATGGATGCTGTTCGGCATGACGATTGATTACGAAGATGGCGACATGCAATCCGGCTTCACCTTCAACAACCCGAACGAAACCGGCCGCTGTGGCTGCGGCGAATCCTTCACCATCGACCCGGGCAAACGCGCGCCGGGGTAA
- a CDS encoding ankyrin repeat domain-containing protein — MDEKQTPIEITNALAVIAALRTNAPDRNDLDALAKALPPLAQRLARNEMDASIETLRTHADQGVDHVRDLYESLGAPPKNQKQKTYEDIVKSFPLPIEQKFIDAAQNGDMDRVQSIIQKGSIDFTADDRVCYGTALIHAASNGHIDIVRLLIAHDAAIDSINESALRCAAAKSRIDIVRLLIERGVNIHANNGAALRHAAENGQIDILRLLIKHGADITANDSWALREAAANGHIKIARLLVKRGADINTKDSWALRLAIKNGHIAIVKLLIKHNANISDEVLLTAAENGNIRIVRLLLKHNTDIHANHDMALRAAAINGRIDIFKLLIKHNANISDAILSTAAASGHINIVRLIIKQKSHLTKHIGHTANNDCELTREWTTRSGLEWAASNGHTNIVRLLIKHGVIPHTNDDWALRAAAGNGHTAIVKLLIKHKANIHAKNDEALRVAVEHGHIDVIKLLIKHGADVRANSDAALRFASVKGRADIVELLIKHGANVHAENEEALRVSATADVTRILIENGADFHTNNESPLRLAVRKRNADIIKLLIAHGARTECLLQETQEQIQGVMRWGNIHGYATIPTSITAKDPTLIKRSVLDTVAAILVQEGYPENMAYPYAYNAAALFGTESRILQYLEKWGAHGNQPLHNVIQMISIPSPKAIGDGQSLDLKSWGDAVLQCGPEMAKFVKFSHRLPRPAQDRSGRFWSLKNTKEIIADYAYKNAHKNPELSLIALDCAWDDEDFDAALKTIKKYQKTYAANDNKKPADAIPDITIDGAAFGKDGFTFHRLPDGDIRGLALGAFTACCQHIGGAVRAVNARNTVSSRPRPRFTLSPTTKPIRSLPKAGRGVERKASWSSIPWNICPARWM; from the coding sequence ATGGACGAAAAGCAAACCCCGATCGAGATCACAAATGCGCTGGCCGTGATCGCGGCCCTGCGCACGAACGCGCCGGACCGGAACGATCTTGACGCCCTGGCCAAAGCCCTGCCCCCGCTAGCGCAACGGCTGGCGCGGAATGAAATGGACGCGTCGATTGAAACGCTCCGCACCCACGCGGATCAGGGGGTGGATCATGTGCGTGACCTGTATGAATCGCTTGGCGCGCCACCGAAAAACCAGAAACAAAAAACATACGAAGACATTGTCAAATCCTTCCCCTTGCCGATCGAACAGAAATTTATTGACGCCGCCCAAAACGGCGATATGGACCGCGTTCAATCCATCATTCAAAAAGGCAGCATTGATTTCACCGCCGATGATCGGGTTTGTTACGGAACCGCTCTGATCCATGCCGCATCAAACGGGCATATTGATATCGTTCGATTGTTGATCGCGCATGACGCCGCGATCGACAGTATCAATGAATCCGCCCTGCGATGCGCGGCGGCGAAGAGCCGCATTGACATCGTCCGACTGCTGATTGAACGCGGAGTTAACATACACGCTAACAATGGCGCGGCACTGCGCCATGCGGCCGAAAATGGCCAGATCGATATTCTCCGACTGCTTATCAAACATGGGGCCGATATCACTGCTAACGATAGTTGGGCCCTGCGAGAGGCTGCAGCAAACGGTCATATCAAAATTGCCCGTTTGCTTGTCAAACGCGGGGCCGATATCAACACAAAAGACAGTTGGGCCTTGCGGCTGGCGATAAAAAATGGCCACATCGCCATTGTCAAGCTGTTGATAAAACACAACGCCAACATCAGTGATGAAGTCCTGTTGACCGCTGCGGAAAATGGCAACATCAGAATTGTCCGATTGCTCCTCAAGCATAATACCGACATCCACGCCAACCATGATATGGCCCTGCGGGCGGCTGCGATAAATGGCCGCATCGATATTTTCAAACTACTGATAAAACACAACGCCAACATCAGTGATGCAATCCTGTCAACGGCCGCGGCAAGTGGCCATATCAATATTGTTCGGCTCATCATCAAACAAAAAAGCCATCTCACCAAACACATAGGCCATACTGCTAACAATGATTGCGAACTGACGCGGGAATGGACGACAAGAAGCGGCCTAGAGTGGGCCGCAAGTAACGGCCACACAAACATCGTCCGCTTACTTATCAAACACGGAGTCATCCCCCACACCAACGATGATTGGGCACTGCGCGCTGCTGCGGGAAATGGCCATACCGCCATTGTTAAACTGCTGATAAAACACAAAGCCAATATCCACGCCAAAAATGACGAGGCCCTGCGGGTGGCCGTTGAACATGGCCATATCGATGTTATCAAACTCCTCATCAAACATGGGGCCGATGTTCGGGCGAACAGCGATGCGGCTTTGCGGTTCGCGTCCGTGAAGGGCCGGGCGGATATTGTGGAATTGTTGATTAAACACGGTGCCAATGTCCATGCAGAAAATGAGGAAGCCCTGCGCGTTTCTGCCACAGCCGATGTGACCCGAATCCTGATCGAAAACGGGGCCGATTTTCATACCAATAACGAATCCCCCTTACGCCTTGCCGTTCGAAAAAGAAATGCGGATATTATAAAATTATTGATCGCGCACGGGGCCCGCACCGAATGCTTGCTACAAGAGACACAGGAACAGATTCAGGGCGTAATGCGGTGGGGCAATATTCATGGATACGCGACCATTCCCACATCCATCACCGCAAAAGATCCAACCCTGATAAAACGATCCGTATTGGATACCGTTGCCGCAATCCTGGTGCAAGAGGGTTATCCCGAAAATATGGCTTACCCCTATGCGTATAACGCCGCCGCCTTGTTTGGTACGGAATCACGCATCCTGCAATATCTGGAAAAATGGGGCGCACATGGCAATCAACCTTTGCACAATGTCATCCAGATGATTTCAATTCCTTCGCCAAAGGCGATCGGAGATGGCCAAAGTCTGGATTTAAAATCATGGGGCGATGCGGTTTTGCAATGCGGGCCGGAGATGGCGAAATTTGTAAAATTTTCCCACCGCCTGCCCCGTCCGGCACAGGATCGATCGGGGCGGTTCTGGTCCCTGAAAAATACGAAAGAAATTATCGCCGATTATGCGTATAAAAATGCGCACAAAAACCCGGAATTATCCCTCATCGCTCTGGATTGCGCATGGGATGATGAAGATTTTGATGCGGCGTTAAAAACCATCAAAAAATATCAAAAGACATACGCCGCCAACGACAACAAAAAACCCGCCGATGCCATACCGGATATTACGATCGATGGCGCAGCCTTCGGCAAAGATGGGTTTACGTTCCACCGCCTGCCTGATGGGGATATACGCGGATTGGCGTTGGGGGCCTTTACCGCCTGTTGCCAGCATATTGGCGGAGCGGTGAGGGCCGTGAATGCGCGCAACACGGTTTCCTCTCGCCCAAGGCCGCGTTTTACGTTGTCACCAACAACAAAACCGATCAGATCGTTGCCCAAAGCTGGGCGTGGCGTGGAAAGAAAGGCGAGCTGGTCCTCGATTCCCTGGAATATCTGCCCAGCCAGATGGATGTGA
- the dusA gene encoding tRNA dihydrouridine(20/20a) synthase DusA, producing the protein MYHVKQTPEISVAPMLDWTDRHCRVFLRLIAPHVRLYTEMVTTGAIIFGDRDRYLAFSPAEHPVALQLGGSDPAHLGQCAAIGADYGYDEINLNCGCPSDRVQNGAFGACLMKDPGRVGDCVSHMINTAQNTEITVKCRIGVDECVDEEFLHTFVQSIHEAGCRKVIIHARKAWLKGLSPKENREIPPLRYDIAAGIKTAFPDMRVIVNGGIKTLTETQTHLDTFDGVMIGREAYQNPWMLTEIEQALYGHTTTASRADIARAMIPYIEDRRATGTPVKSITRHMLGLYQGQRGGRVWRRILSTEAHLPGTTGAIIETALAAVDQAVGPEWIAA; encoded by the coding sequence ATGTATCACGTGAAACAAACACCTGAAATCTCTGTCGCCCCGATGCTGGATTGGACTGACCGGCATTGCCGGGTGTTTTTGCGCTTGATCGCGCCGCATGTGCGCCTGTACACGGAAATGGTCACGACCGGGGCCATTATCTTTGGCGACCGGGACCGTTACCTGGCTTTCAGCCCCGCCGAACACCCCGTCGCCCTGCAACTGGGCGGATCGGACCCCGCCCATCTGGGCCAGTGCGCCGCGATTGGCGCCGATTACGGGTATGATGAAATCAACCTGAATTGTGGGTGCCCCAGCGACCGGGTGCAGAACGGTGCATTCGGGGCCTGCCTGATGAAGGATCCGGGGCGCGTTGGTGACTGCGTATCCCACATGATCAACACCGCGCAAAATACTGAAATAACAGTGAAATGCCGCATTGGTGTCGATGAGTGCGTGGACGAAGAATTTCTGCACACCTTCGTCCAATCCATTCACGAGGCCGGATGCCGTAAGGTCATCATCCACGCCCGTAAAGCCTGGCTAAAAGGCCTCAGCCCGAAAGAAAACCGGGAAATCCCCCCGCTGCGCTATGACATTGCCGCCGGGATTAAAACCGCGTTTCCGGATATGCGGGTGATCGTGAATGGCGGGATCAAAACCCTGACCGAAACCCAAACCCATCTGGATACTTTTGACGGGGTGATGATCGGGCGCGAAGCGTACCAGAACCCCTGGATGCTGACCGAGATTGAACAGGCTTTGTACGGCCATACGACCACAGCCAGCCGGGCCGACATCGCCCGGGCCATGATCCCGTATATCGAGGACCGCCGCGCCACCGGCACCCCGGTGAAATCCATCACCCGCCATATGCTGGGTCTGTACCAAGGCCAGCGCGGTGGCCGGGTCTGGCGCCGCATCCTGTCCACCGAGGCCCATTTGCCGGGTACGACCGGAGCCATTATCGAAACCGCCCTCGCCGCCGTGGATCAAGCGGTCGGGCCGGAATGGATTGCGGCGTAA
- a CDS encoding SH3 domain-containing protein, translated as MICLRILILSLGLAVFAGGAGVSFAKDEEPRFNATGLALPRFVSLAAEEAHVRAGPATRYPIKWIYKKRGLPVEIVQEFDVWRKIRDRDGDEGWLHKSLLSSRRNVIILGEESVAIRSQDSENSRTIARLQPGVIATASECKKAWCKVTAGGYEGWAERKSLWGIYATEEFD; from the coding sequence ATGATCTGTTTGCGTATTCTCATTCTTTCTCTGGGGCTGGCCGTGTTTGCGGGCGGGGCCGGGGTGTCGTTTGCCAAGGATGAGGAGCCGCGCTTTAACGCCACGGGCTTGGCGTTGCCGCGTTTCGTGTCTCTGGCTGCGGAAGAGGCGCATGTGCGCGCTGGGCCGGCGACGCGGTATCCGATAAAGTGGATTTACAAGAAACGCGGATTGCCGGTTGAAATTGTTCAAGAATTTGATGTCTGGCGTAAAATTCGCGACCGGGATGGTGATGAGGGGTGGCTGCACAAATCTCTGCTGTCCAGCCGCCGCAATGTTATTATTTTGGGTGAAGAATCGGTCGCAATCCGTTCACAAGACAGTGAAAATTCCCGCACCATCGCGCGGCTCCAGCCCGGCGTAATTGCAACGGCCAGCGAATGCAAAAAAGCATGGTGTAAAGTCACCGCTGGCGGCTACGAAGGGTGGGCCGAAAGAAAATCACTTTGGGGTATTTACGCCACCGAAGAGTTCGACTAA